The window aagacAATGCATCTAGATTTGATACCTTAAGCATTACCTGAATAAATTTATGCCTGGGTAATTTATCAGTAGATATTTATTTCTATGACCAGGTTAGAGGTGCACTAGGTTACTAGACTTAAtccaaattttcatttattgtttgtttataatttgCATTCATTTAATCTAATTCTTTCTAGTCATGCTCCTGGGAAGATGAATGAAGCTGAAGTTGGAAAAACACAAGTATACAGTGAAGGAATTTCAGATCCAAAATCAGGTAGGCTTGCATTATGATTTCATTTCTAGAATGTTGCTTTTTGCTTGAAGATAATTGATAAGTTTTGAACTGTTATTACTTATTACTAACAGAGTCATCACCATTCTCTACTGAGACACACAAAGTACCCAACAATAATGATGAAGATAACTATGAAGATTTATGcagtaaattttttcattaaaaagatCACAAATTGATTTATTTAGTTTGCAGCTGTAGCCAGTAACCCATAATTTTTCCAGGTTTAAAATATTGCTACACAATCACACTGCAATCTGTGTTTGGTATGGCAACAAGTGTAATTAACGGATTGTGTTCACATCTAAATGGCATGCTGCAACAAACTCCACAAGTAATGGGTAAGCTGAACGTAATAAGATGAGAAgaagttatttcaaaaatgtgtAGCTGATATATCTAAAACGTATAATATGATATCCTTTTGCAATTTGAGTAAGGAGTTTAAGTTAATCTTGGAAAACTTGTGGTATTTCATTGAATGAAACATATCTTATTTGCAAATACTTGTTAGATTGAAAGTCTATTTTTTACTACAATGTGTAATGAAACATTAACTACTGTATTCTTGGGGCTATTGGGGTTTTAAAAGGGTCAAGCAATATGTACgtatgaaaaactttttaagtgAGAGACAAATGCAGGAACAATTTGAATTATAATCAAACAGTAGCTGTCAttaagtataacagtgaaaGAATTTGTTAGTAATTTGTAATGGTTTAGCAGTTATTGTcagaaataattgcaaatttgTGCTTAATTATGACGAAGGTGGTGGCATTTATGACGGCACAATGTTAAATGATTGTGTTTGATGGCTAGCATTTGAATCGAGCATGATAGTAGTTGTGGATTACTTTTAAAAGAGCCGTTGAATGGAGCTGATGTTTATTTACATCAtagaaatattacaaaatttgataGTACATGTTAATTAGTGAAGCATTCTTTTCTTTACAGCAACGATCTAGTTTAGCACCAATGACCATTGAAATTAGTGATCCGTAGCTTAGCATCTACCCTCACTAGTATAAATACACCAACTGTAAGTAAGCTTAGGCCcacagcaaaatatttcgGTTATGAACTTAACTTTATACAAACTATGTTTTTTGTCGTCATTTCTCTTCTTTTGCATATCGGTTTATTCATAACTGATCCAAACAGTAACACCTGCGTCATGCAAATGGATTTAATATTGTTACGTGATCATTGCCATTTGCCACCACATATGTCATAACTGTTAACTAGTGGTCAGCCTACGTTTATGAGACACATTTTTGCCAATAATTGCTAAACCACTAAACAGTATTGAATAATTCTTTGACAAGCATACTTATTGTCGACTCATGTTTGATTTAAGATCACTTTACCCTcactttataaaaatattatgctACTTCATAAAGAACAGATACCAAATGTATTTGTAATTGTGAGATAATATGTTTATTGGACTTTTAATACAGTAAAATCCGCTTAACATGACCACCATTCTGGTACGGCCCCGCATTTTATCACATAAAATTCTCCTTTTATTATGATCAGTCTTCGGATATTATGACCACTTTTGTTATCTTTTTCAGGTTTCTTTTATCAATTTGtcttgttaattaaaatgcaacTTAACAGTGACAGTTGTGCCATGCATATTTCCAATTCACCGACTGATTTTCGCTTTAATGTTGCTGTTTAATGTTAATGAAACAAACGATGGATTCcatattttttgtcattttgtgccTAACTGTATCGATACTGGCGTGGTTAAACAGTACTGTAACAGTTTCGGTTATTGTGACCATTTGGATATTATAACCAAAACGGTCTGGTCCCAAGGTGGTAATGATAAAGCGGAGTCTACTGTATATTTACTTGGATGTCACATGCacttttacagttttttggTATTCAGGTTCGCCACCTATCATTGCAAGCCCAATAGGTGATGAAGAATGAAAGAAGCAAGATGTTTGTATGCAGGCCTTAATGTTTTAATGTTATTCGTGGTATTTATATTTTAGCAATTGTCAACGCATTTGTGCTGGCACAAGTGGTTATGATAACTCAGCAGTAGTTTTTCTATAAATTTGCTGAGAATTAGTTGATAGTGCTTAGCTTACTTTGCTTAGCTTACTTCTTCCTTTTATGATGCATAATTAGTTTTGCAGATAATCATCAACTCTCTATTTCGCtattaaatgaattttttttcaaattcaaaATATAGGGTTTgaataatatttatttgaattaaaGCCTGTCCAGTCAGGCTTTCGT of the Clavelina lepadiformis chromosome 7, kaClaLepa1.1, whole genome shotgun sequence genome contains:
- the LOC143465254 gene encoding uncharacterized protein LOC143465254, translated to MPQDKENNTHSEEECTANWTSSAAKMFSSNHTATEHEINKGKRGDAATDKVSGTEGVRRRKGTKQSHAPGKMNEAEVGKTQVYSEGISDPKSESSPFSTETHKVPNNNDEDNYEDLCSLKYCYTITLQSVFGMATSVINGLCSHLNGMLQQTPQVMGSPPIIASPIGDEE